The sequence agaCTGACGACTAGAAAAGTATGCCGAGGCTTCAGGACAGCCGTTGATCACTTCGGTGTTCGTTTCgatacaattatttttaaattgtatgaTAATTGCATCAAAATGATTTTGGACGAAGAGTGTATCAGATATTTGGATGCACACAGTGGTGGAGCGACTGTGGCTCACAGAGAACAAAAGATTGTATTAGAAAGTGGAAACTTTGTGGAAATTGCACTCAACGACTTGAAGATggcattgaaaaatgtatcaagcttgaatatttttaacaaaacagAAGAAAGAGACGACA comes from Caenorhabditis elegans chromosome X and encodes:
- the B0294.3 gene encoding F-box domain-containing protein (Partially confirmed by transcript evidence) yields the protein MSINYSKMQVKSLFQPSLLDMSLDVADFVFEKMEPKDLLTTRKVCRGFRTAVDHFGVRFDTIIFKLYDNCIKMILDEECIRYLDAHSGGATVAHREQKIVLESGNFVEIALNDLKMALKNVSSLNIFNKTEERDDMMVTSFLGYLESEKCIYVKQIHFEVFSFGGRLNCGGFSLDPGACTQRFRSPRW